One Ricinus communis isolate WT05 ecotype wild-type chromosome 1, ASM1957865v1, whole genome shotgun sequence DNA window includes the following coding sequences:
- the LOC8286437 gene encoding UDP-glycosyltransferase 71K1 — protein sequence MGKAELIFIPAPGVGHIVSTIEFANSLIKQDGQLFITILVMKLPITPFLDAYTKSLTASQPNINLIDLPQVDLPSLQLFKKSVESYVVDLIDRYKPHVKNVVTDIMSSRTSSDSVSVVGIVLDFFCGCMIDIGNEMGLPSFIFLTSGSGFLNLMLYLPSRHEQIGTEFSSSDPDVSIPGFVNSVPVTVLPAAVFNTDGGYDAYIKVAQRFKDAKGIIINTFTELEPYAIEPFNNGQAPKVYPVGPVLNLKGQPHPDMNRSQWDKIMEWLDEQPESSAVFLCFGSAGFFNVPQVKEIALGLEQSGCKFLWSLRVPLIQDEGTQIIKKPEEMLPEGFLERVEGRGMVCGWAPQVEVLGHKAIGGFVSHCGWNSILESLWHAVPIVTLPIYAEQQLNAFTMARELGLAVDLKLDYRPNGEIAKAEEVERALKCLMDSDSEVRKKVKDMAGMARKAGMEGGSSFNSILQFIEDIKGSSY from the coding sequence ATGGGGAAAGCAGAGCTAATCTTTATTCCTGCTCCTGGGGTTGGTCACATAGTATCAACTATTGAATTCGCTAATAGTTTGATCAAACAAGATGGTCAACTGTTCATCACTATTCTTGTCATGAAGCTACCCATTACTCCCTTTCTTGATGCATACACTAAATCACTCACTGCTTCTCAACCCAACATCAACCTCATCGACCTCCCTCAAGTGGATCTTCCCTCTTTACAACTTTTCAAGAAATCAGTTGAAAGCTATGTCGTTGATTTGATCGACAGATATAAACCCCATGTCAAAAACGTTGTCACAGATATTATGTCTTCGCGGACTAGCTCTGATTCAGTTTCAGTTGTTGGGATTGttcttgatttcttttgtGGTTGCATGATTGATATTGGAAACGAAATGGGACttccttcttttattttcttgacaTCTGGATCAGGGTTCTTGAATCTCATGCTTTATCTGCCCTCTCGCCATGAACAAATCGGCACTGAATTTAGCTCATCTGATCCTGATGTGTCAATTCCAGGCTTTGTCAATTCTGTTCCTGTAACTGTTCTGCCGGCAGCTGTGTTTAATACCGATGGAGGTTATGATGCTTATATTAAGGTTGCTCAAAGATTCAAGGATGCTAAaggtataattattaatacatTTACTGAGCTTGAACCTTATGCAATTGAGCCATTCAACAACGGCCAGGCTCCTAAGGTTTACCCTGTCGGGCCGGTGCTAAACCTGAAGGGTCAGCCTCATCCAGACATGAACCGTTCTCAATGGGATAAGATCATGGAATGGCTGGATGAACAGCCTGAATCATCTGCGGTGTTCCTGTGCTTTGGAAGCGCAGGCTTCTTCAATGTTCCTCAAGTGAAAGAAATAGCTCTTGGCCTGGAGCAAAGTGGGTGTAAATTCTTGTGGTCATTGAGGGTTCCACTAATACAAGATGAAGGCACCCAAATAATCAAGAAACCAGAGGAGATGTTGCCAGAAGGATTCCTGGAACGGGTAGAAGGGAGAGGAATGGTATGCGGGTGGGCGCCGCAGGTGGAGGTGCTCGGGCACAAGGCAATAGGAGGGTTTGTATCTCACTGCGGATGGAACTCGATCTTGGAGAGCTTGTGGCATGCGGTGCCTATTGTAACACTTCCTATATATGCTGAGCAGCAGCTTAATGCATTTACAATGGCGAGGGAACTGGGATTGGCAGTTGATCTAAAACTGGACTATAGGCCAAATGGTGAAATTGCAAAAGCAGAGGAAGTGGAAAGAGCTCTGAAATGCTTAATGGATAGTGACAGTGAGGTGagaaagaaagtgaaagaTATGGCAGGAATGGCCAGGAAGGCTGGGATGGAAGGTGGATCTTCATTCAATTCAATCTTACAATTTATTGAAGATATAAAAGGAAGCAGCTACTAG
- the LOC107261763 gene encoding pentatricopeptide repeat-containing protein At2g29760, chloroplastic, producing the protein MASLNSPLVSIPLRPNHSILTVPNGRPVTSHSQTLSLIDQCTNLKHLKELHATILRSGLFFHPYNASKLFSVAALSSFSSLDYARKVFEEISQPNLYTWNTLIRAFASSPEPIHSLLIFIRMLYDSPDFPNKFTFPFVIKAAAGVASLPFSQAIHGMAIKASLGSDLFILNSLIHCYASCGDLDSAYSVFVKIEEKDVVSWNSMIKGFVLGGCPDKALELFQLMKAENVRPNDVTMVGVLSACAKKMDLEFGRRVCHYIERNGINVNLTVSNAMLDMYVKNGSLEDARRLFDKMEEKDIFSWTTMIDGYAKRRDFDAARSVFDAMPRQDISAWNVLISAYEQDGKPKEALAIFHELQLSKTAKPDEVTLVSTLSACAQLGAIDIGGWIHVYIKKQDIKLNCHLTTSLIDMYSKCGEVEKALDIFYSVDRRDVFVWSAMIAGLAMHGRGRAAIDLFFEMQETKVRPNAVTFTNLLCACSHTGLVNEGRMFFNQMESVYGVVPGIKHYACMVDILGRAGLLGEAIELVEKMPIDPNASVWGALLGACRIHGNVELAEMACSRLLDMDPCNHGAYVLLSNIYAKTGKWDKVSGLRQHMKDFGIKKEPGCSSIEVDGVIHEFLVGDNSHPLSKQIYTKLDEIVARLKSTGYVPNASHVLQFVEEEDMKEKALNLHSEKLAIAFGLISLGPSQPIRIVKNLRVCGDCHLVAKLVSKLYNRDIILRDRYRFHHFSGGNCSCMDYW; encoded by the coding sequence ATGGCCTCCCTAAACAGCCCACTCGTTTCTATCCCACTTAGGCCAAACCACAGCATTCTAACTGTCCCTAACGGCCGTCCTGTTACAAGCCACTCGCAGACTCTCTCTCTCATTGATCAATGCACCAACCTAAAGCACCTAAAGGAGCTCCATGCTACAATTCTACGCTCTGGCCTCTTCTTTCACCCTTACAACGCCAGCAAACTCTTCTCTGTAGCAGCTCTCTCGTCTTTTTCAAGTCTCGACTATGCTCGCAAGGTGTTTGAGGAAATTTCCCAACCAAATCTCTACACTTGGAACACCCTTATTCGTGCTTTCGCTTCAAGCCCAGAACCCATTCATAGCCTGTTGATATTTATCCGAATGCTTTATGACAGTCCAGACTTTCCTAACAAGTTTACTTTCCCTTTCGTAATCAAAGCTGCCGCAGGGGTTGCTAGTTTGCCTTTCTCGCAAGCTATTCATGGCATGGCAATTAAGGCCTCGTTGGGTTcagatttgtttattttgaacTCTCTTATTCATTGTTATGCTTCATGTGGTGATTTAGATTCGGCTTATTCAGTATTTGTGAAGATTGAGGAGAAGGATGTTGTTTCTTGGAATTCCATGATTAAGGGGTTTGTATTAGGAGGCTGTCCTGATAAGGCATTGGAGCTGTTTCAGTTAATGAAGGCGGAGAATGTTAGACCTAATGATGTGACAATGGTGGGTGTTTTGTCTGCATGCGCAAAGAAGATGGATTTGGAGTTTGGGAGGCGGGTTTGTCATTATATAGAGAGGAATGGGATAAATGTGAACTTAACTGTAAGTAATGCTATGCTAGATATGTATGTGAAAAATGGAAGCCTTGAAGATGCTAGAAGATTGTTTGATAAAATGGAAGAGAAAGATATCTTTTCATGGACAACAATGATTGATGGGTATGCAAAAAGGAGGGATTTTGATGCAGCTAGGAGTGTTTTTGATGCCATGCCTCGACAAGATATATCTGCATGGAATGTCTTAATATCTGCTTATGAACAGGATGGGAAACCAAAGGAGGCTTTGGCCATTTTCCACGAATTGCAGCTTAGTAAGACTGCAAAACCTGATGAAGTCACACTTGTAAGCACTTTGTCAGCTTGTGCTCAGTTGGGCGCAATAGATATAGGCGGGTGGATCCATGTGTATATTAAGAAGCAAGACATCAAGTTAAACTGTCATCTGACAACCTCACTTATTGACATGTATTCTAAATGCGGTGAAGTAGAGAAGGCACTTGACATTTTTTATTCAGTGGATAGGAGAGATGTATTCGTATGGAGTGCCATGATTGCTGGTTTGGCAATGCATGGCCGTGGTAGAGCTGCTATAGATCTGTTTTTTGAAATGCAAGAAACTAAAGTGAGGCCCAATGCTGTGACATTTACCAATTTATTATGTGCTTGTAGCCACACAGGACTGGTGAATGAGGGCAGGATGTTTTTCAATCAAATGGAGTCAGTTTATGGTGTTGTGCCTGGAATCAAGCACTATGCTTGCATGGTTGATATCCTTGGTCGCGCCGGTCTTCTAGGAGAAGCTATTGAATTGGTAGAGAAAATGCCAATAGATCCTAATGCCTCCGTGTGGGGAGCTCTACTTGGAGCATGCAGAATACATGGAAATGTTGAGCTTGCTGAAATGGCCTGTAGCCGTTTGCTTGATATGGACCCCTGTAATCATGGAGCATATGTCCTTTTATCCAATATATATGCCAAAACAGGGAAATGGGACAAAGTTTCTGGATTAAGGCAGCATATGAAAGACTTTGGAATTAAGAAAGAACCAGGTTGTAGCTCAATTGAGGTTGATGGTGTCATTCATGAGTTTCTTGTGGGAGACAACAGCCATCCTCTTTCCAAGCAAATCTACACAAAGTTGGATGAGATTGTAGCTAGACTAAAATCCACTGGTTATGTGCCAAATGCATCCCACGTTCTGCAATTTGTTGAAGAAGAAGACATGAAGGAAAAGGCCCTTAACCTTCATAGTGAAAAGTTAGCAATTGCTTTCGGGCTTATCAGCTTGGGTCCATCACAACCAATCAGGATTGTGAAAAATCTTCGTGTTTGTGGGGACTGTCACTTAGTCGCTAAGCTTGTATCTAAACTTTACAACAGAGATATAATATTACGTGATCGATACAGGTTTCATCATTTTAGTGGAGGGAATTGCTCATGTATGGATTACTGGTGA
- the LOC112535804 gene encoding UDP-glycosyltransferase 71K1, with translation MKNKAELVVVSMPGVGHVVSTIEFAKNLIERNDQLHISIIVMKFPTTPFVDQYAKSLTASQPNLQLIHLPDQVEGLPTLQVFAKSVQSYYSAVIACYKPHVRKIVSDMISSRSSPDSVPVVGLVLDLFCVSLIDVGNEFDLPSYIFFTTGTPFLSLMLHLPPRHEQVGTEFSFSDPDVSLPGIANPVPIKCLPDAVFNKDGGYDTYLNVGRRLKDVKGILVNTVSELESQALQYLNSAQITSIYTVGPVLHLKSQPHPDMEQGRWGKIKTWLDEQPESSVVFLCFGSSGSLSVSQVKEMALGLEQSGHRFLWSLRLPPVKLQETMYKSAEEMLPEGFLERVRGRGMVCGWAPQVEVLAHKATGGFVSHCGWNSILESLWYGVPIVALPIYAEQQINAFAMVKELGLAVELKMDYRQSDVIPAEEVKTTLTRLMDNEEELKRKVKNMSEISRKALKEGGSSSISISRFMKDLLGSSYFD, from the coding sequence GTTCCCTACCACTCCCTTTGTAGATCAATACGCCAAATCTCTCACTGCTTCCCAACCCAATCTCCAGCTTATTCACCTTCCTGATCAAGTTGAGGGTCTTCCCACTTTACAAGTTTTTGCTAAATCAGTACAAAGCTATTACTCTGCTGTTATTGCTTGCTACAAACCCCATGTCAGGAAAATTGTCTCGGATATGATATCCTCCCGGTCTTCCCCAGATTCGGTTCCTGTTGTTGGGTTGGTTCTTGATCTCTTTTGTGTGTCTCTGATTGATGTTGGGAATGAGTTTGATCTCCcttcttatattttcttcaCTACTGGTACTCCCTTCTTGAGTCTCATGCTGCATCTTCCCCCTCGCCATGAACAGGTTGGCACCGAGTTTAGCTTCTCTGACCCTGACGTGTCACTTCCAGGAATTGCCAATCCTGTTCCTATAAAATGCTTGCCTGATGCAGTATTCAATAAGGATGGTGGTTATGATACTTATCTTAATGTTGGTCGGAGGCTGAAGGACGTCAAAGGGATATTAGTCAACACAGTTTCTGAGCTCGAGTCTCAGGCGCTCCAGTATTTAAACAGTGCCCAGATCACTAGCATTTACACTGTTGGACCTGTCCTGCATCTCAAGAGTCAACCTCATCCAGACATGGAACAGGGTAGATGGGGTAAGATCAAGACATGGCTTGACGAGCAGCCTGAATCTTCCGTGGTATTCCTATGTTTCGGAAGTTCAGGGTCCTTGAGCGTGTCCCAGGTGAAAGAAATGGCTCTTGGCCTCGAGCAGAGTGGGCATAGATTCTTGTGGTCCTTACGTCTTCCCCCAGTCAAACTTCAAGAGACCATGTACAAGAGTGCGGAGGAGATGTTGCCAGAAGGATTCTTAGAGAGGGTACGAGGGAGGGGGATGGTGTGTGGCTGGGCACCCCAGGTGGAGGTGCTGGCCCACAAGGCCACAGGAGGATTCGTATCTCATTGTGGATGGAACTCCATCTTGGAGAGTTTGTGGTATGGGGTGCCCATTGTGGCATTGCCTATATATGCTGAGCAGCAGATTAACGCATTTGCTATGGTGAAGGAGCTGGGGCTGGCTGTGGAGCTCAAAATGGATTACAGGCAAAGTGATGTTATTCCGGCAGAGGAGGTGAAAACAACTCTGACACGTTTAATGGACAACGAAGAAGAGCTGAAAAGGAAGGTGAAAAACATGTCAGAAATTTCCAGGAAAGCTCTCAAAGAAGGGGGATCCTCTTCCATTTCAATCTCCCGATTCATGAAGGACTTATTAGGCAGCAGCTACTTCGACTGA